The genomic interval AGTTTTAGTCTTGATCCTACAAAGAGAGTCTTATCTTGCCACCTTGAAAACACAAGACAAAGTGACCTTAAGAAAAAGCGCGTCACCCATACAAAACCAAAGACTCGTCTGCTAATGAATCTTAGCAGACGAGTCTGATAAAATAAAATTTCAAGGCTAGCATAAAAACTAACCTTGAAATAAAAAAACCCTGGGTTCATTACCGTAGTTTCCCACGGAAGAGGAATAGCCCAAGGACTCATCTATACTATTGTACAAAAAAGTGGAAAGATCAAAATAGAAGCACCTATCGTTGAGCATAGACGCACTTTAATAAAGAAAATCAATTTTAATGTAACAATTTAATATTATTATTGATATTTTATTTGAGATAAAATCTTTATAGAGGTTTAACGATAATGAAATATCAACTAAGCAAAAATTATACTTGAATTGATATTTTATTTGAGTTAAACCTTTTATAGAGGTTTAACGATAATGAAATATCAAGAGGTCTCAAAAAAAAATAGGAATGTTCAAGACTACCGTTTGATAGCCTACGGAATTAAAAAATCAGAAGGAAAACCATGGGCTATCCTATCATCAGATGAAGTGATGCAAGCCTTGGGGCTTAGTTTTACACAAACCACGAAACTTTTTACAAGACTTCACTCACAAAATAGAATTCAGAAGCTTAAAAAAGGATTGTATATCGTACCAGGCCGATTTCCTCCTCTTGGAAAAATTTGGAAACCATCTCCTTATGAAGTGCTATGGGCTTATATGAATTGGCTTGGAGCTTCATGGCAAATTACAGGACTAGCAGCATTTACCCGCTACTCATTTTCAACTCAAGTCCCACAAATTATTACTGTATGTAATGATAAATTATCTGGGAAAATGGAAATCGGTGGTAATGCATTTATTTTTATAAAACTTCCATCAAAAAAGATTGGAAATATGACCCTATTTCCAATGATAGGTGATATTCATATTCCATTCTCTTCTAAAGCAAGAACGATTTTTGATGCAGTTTATTTTGCTAATATATTTGGAACTCTCCCTTCTGCTTATACTTGGATTGCATTAACTGCAAAGAATAAAGACGTTATGAACGAGCTCATCGAATGTTGTAATTTATATGGAAATAAGCAGACAACTGCCAGAATAGGTTTTTTTCTAGAAAAAATGAATATAGACACTTCTCTAATAAAAATTGAAAAACAAAAAACAACTAATACACTATTTCCATTAATCCCAGGTAGACGAAGTGGGACAATAAATAGTCATTGGGGAGTTATCGAAAATATAACAACAGCTAAAATTCTATCTGAAATGGAGACCCCTGATGAAGATGACATCTGATGATCTTAGAGATGCCATTAGTTATACAGCACAACGAACTGGTTTTTCCTCTGCGCTTATTGAGAAAGATTATTATTGTTCGCTGGTCTTAAAAATTCTTTATGAGCATGATCAATTAAAAAATTTATTAATATTTAAAGGAGGAACTCTTCTATCAAAAGGTTTTTTTAATTTCTTTAGATTGAGCGAAGATCTAGATTTTTCAATAAATAACGCTTACTGCGCAAATCGAAATGAAAGAAAAAAAATAGCTGATATTTTTAAAACAATGATACCTATAGTTTTAAAAGAGCTCGATTTCAAAGTGGTTTCTCCATTTAGAGGTTACAATGAATCCAGTCATTATAACGGGATATTTGGATACGATTCAGTTATTGGGATTCCAGATACAATTAAATTTGATGTCGCATTAAAAGGCGATCTCGTTTATGAACCAATAGAAACTAATCTTAAAACCTTATTAATGAATCCAATCTCAAATACTTCATTTTTCCCAAACATATTTGCGTTGACACTTACTAAAGAAGAAGTTTATGCTGAAAAATTTAGAGCCGCGTTGACTAGAGAACCTTCAGCAATAAGAGATTTTTTTGATATCGAAAAAATTATTGAATCTGGATTTAATATATTTGAAGAATCTTTTATAGCTCTTGTAAAAAAGAAAATATCTTTTGATAATCATGTTAATATTAGCTTAGCTCTTGAAAAAAGAAAAAATCTTGAATCTCAAATTATAACAGATCTTGAGCCAGTTCTTAAATTAAATGAAAATTTTATATTAGAAAAAACCTGGTTATCAATTAAGAATTTTGTTGAATTTTCTAATAAAAACTTTTAAATGGATCACTTCCATCGGTTAAAGACACAATATTTTTTGAAGCTACTTTATTGGTATCGTCAATCCAAATACCTATTTCATTCATAAGTAATTGCGCTTGTTCAACATTGATAGAATCATTGTCAATCAGTTTCCATAAGTTATTTATTGAATCAAAAACTTTCGAGGGATATATAAAATAACAATTGTGATTTAATATTTTTTTAAATAATGGATTACCATTTTTATTACATATCTCATAATTATAGTGAAAAAAACCGCTAACGACCCAACCATATTTTATATGGAAAAATTTAATTTTTTCTTTGTATACACTACCCTGATGGTAAAATTCAAGGTTAAGCTTAGCTTTTGATGTATGGATTAATTCTTCGATTTCCTTTAGCTGATACATTTTCCCAAATTCAAAATTCAATATATTATCATAAATTTCTATCTCTGCTGATTCCTCATATTGATCTAAATAT from Fluviispira vulneris carries:
- a CDS encoding type IV toxin-antitoxin system AbiEi family antitoxin domain-containing protein — translated: MKYQEVSKKNRNVQDYRLIAYGIKKSEGKPWAILSSDEVMQALGLSFTQTTKLFTRLHSQNRIQKLKKGLYIVPGRFPPLGKIWKPSPYEVLWAYMNWLGASWQITGLAAFTRYSFSTQVPQIITVCNDKLSGKMEIGGNAFIFIKLPSKKIGNMTLFPMIGDIHIPFSSKARTIFDAVYFANIFGTLPSAYTWIALTAKNKDVMNELIECCNLYGNKQTTARIGFFLEKMNIDTSLIKIEKQKTTNTLFPLIPGRRSGTINSHWGVIENITTAKILSEMETPDEDDI
- a CDS encoding nucleotidyl transferase AbiEii/AbiGii toxin family protein; this encodes MKMTSDDLRDAISYTAQRTGFSSALIEKDYYCSLVLKILYEHDQLKNLLIFKGGTLLSKGFFNFFRLSEDLDFSINNAYCANRNERKKIADIFKTMIPIVLKELDFKVVSPFRGYNESSHYNGIFGYDSVIGIPDTIKFDVALKGDLVYEPIETNLKTLLMNPISNTSFFPNIFALTLTKEEVYAEKFRAALTREPSAIRDFFDIEKIIESGFNIFEESFIALVKKKISFDNHVNISLALEKRKNLESQIITDLEPVLKLNENFILEKTWLSIKNFVEFSNKNF
- a CDS encoding YfbU family protein, with protein sequence MNMKDENRSSIGEKMKISDGEKLIMLMLCEINDKIEQNSIKDDFIDFKFIKTAILKNSEWSLFYKFKGLNLQAPTEIEVKEVIGVLEMWDMIEISYSKLSYYDKLIVDKEACCKPIFTGFRDIREDKYLDQYEESAEIEIYDNILNFEFGKMYQLKEIEELIHTSKAKLNLEFYHQGSVYKEKIKFFHIKYGWVVSGFFHYNYEICNKNGNPLFKKILNHNCYFIYPSKVFDSINNLWKLIDNDSINVEQAQLLMNEIGIWIDDTNKVASKNIVSLTDGSDPFKSFY